Part of the Scylla paramamosain isolate STU-SP2022 chromosome 15, ASM3559412v1, whole genome shotgun sequence genome, TGAGGCCAAACTCCTTACCTCAAGCACACTTGGCCAGGCAGCGGCGCCAAGCATGTTCTTGGCAACACTGAAACACTTTCTGCTTTAATTTTACGAAATACTTAAATGATGAGGACGTTTTAGGCGCCTTACCGAGGCCTCCAAGGGTGAGGGGTTGCACAGGACTACGACGGAGGTCACCTCATGGTCGTACACAAGCGACCAGAAGTCTGAGATGGTCGACTTGAGGGGAAACTCGGTTACAATGTATTCCCTGGGCCTCAAGTACCCCTTTGGAGTCGTCACAAAACACAGGAGGAAAAGCGAggccaaaaaataaatgaggtaaAATGGGGATAAACTGACAGGGATATACATTAGTAGTCTAAGGAAAGGACCTCTAGTATCCTAAATTctaggagagggaagagcagaCTTGAGTTCTCTAATCTGAGCCATCGACTAGGACAGCAGAGAGGAAGGATGCTTGGGTTTTGTCGCTATTTGTCAATGAGTCACTGAGAAAACTAACCTCGCAGCAGAAAGGAACATTCCAGGGAGGAAAGTTTAGAAAGGAGAGGACAGATATTGGGCCCATGCACGGCGAGGGACAGAGTGCGGGCGTGTATGTAGGAAGGGTGGACAAAACTGTGATGCACTGAAGATGCCTTACAACTAAGCAGAGAAATAAGAGTGAGGCGAagtaaaaaggcagaaaaattgAACAGTAGTAGTTTCAGTACTAGCTAAAAGAGTAGATGAAATATAGCTATACACATTTCTAACAATTCAAagttagaatatatatatgtatgtatattgcaTTTTATCATATATCAGAACCTGTAGTAGTAATCCCAATATTCCTCAAGATATTGCAGAATTCTTCAATGGCACGCTTACAACAAAGACTGCACCACCAACTCACATCGACGCAGACTGCATTGATGTagtcagtgttgttgttgccttggaatGAAGTGATGTACGGCCGGAAGTTGTCAGCTGcaatgaagaaacacacacggaaaaaaaaaaacattaacataaTTCATAATATAACATCATCTAATGTTAGTACAAAGCTTCTCTCAGATTTCTCTCCTATAAACCTACCGCGCCTCGATGTTGTATTATTTCAGTAACTCATCTGCCTTCCCAGTAGATCACAAGCTAGtacgtcgtctctctctctctctctctctctctctctctctctctctctctctctctctctctctctctctcggacacaACACAAGGCCACGTAAGGTCCGATCatattaacttaacctaagggTGTCGCAACACTCACGTGGCACACACAACACATTGCGGTTCTTCACTCTGTTGTCCGCCCGGTGACCTCCCGCACAGTCTCCGATGGTAAACCGTGGCGTCATCTTGCAAATTTTCTGTAACGGGGATCATTGAGTTAGTGAATTGCTTTAACACTGCAGGGTGATTCAAAGTGATGGGGATAGTTGTGATGACAAGAACtgtactattacaactactgctactgctgctgctactactactactactactactactactactactactactcgtactactactactactactgataataataataatgataataataataataataataagaagaagaagaagaagacaacaacgacaacaacaacaacaacaacaacaacaaaagatgaACCAGAACAAGAATGTAAACAatcgaaagaggaggaggaggaggaggaggaggagtaaaaaaggaaaaacaaataaaagagaaaggaattaacACTATTAGatacctattttatttatttatcaatctatacatttatttattcaccaaACTACCTATATATTTCTTGACTCACCTCAAACTCGATCTGGTATTCACTCTTGTTGTGGGGGCCCTTCATGGACTTGTGCTTGAGCCGCTGCGAGAGTTCACTGACGGGGAAGAAGGAATACCCGCACATCAGGAACTCCTCTAGGGCATCGTAAGTGAACCGATACTGAGACTGCCGGGGAAAAGTGTCTGCTTagtcttctacacacacacttgttggCTGGTCTGCGCTGACATACTTGATTGGGGCTGCCTCTTCACTGTCTCTTAATACAAGTACCTCGCTGGTGTAGACACATACTTTAAAGGAGTAAATGTTTGCTTTatgggtctgtctgtctgcctgcctctctgtctttgtgtgtgtgtatatgtaaacATTTGCTCTTCTGTTTTTGTCTATGTGCACATACACCTGTCTGTATTCTGTCTATATCTCTTTGTATGCATGTGATTGTCTACCTATTTTtatgactcctctctctctctctctctctctctctcatctattcaCATCACATCTTGCTCAAATCACTCCTGGCAGAAACACACGTTTACTGCAGCCCCGGACACTCAAGCACACGGGCGACTGCAACTTCCCTGAGATCCTGAGTGAAGGATGCGACATAATGCACAACACATCACCTGTTTTAAATCTTTTGGGAGGTGATGAAGAGATTATTTATCAAGACCCACTAAGTGTCACCGCTCTGCTCCCCAACACATACTTCTGTATCGCTCAGTTTAGACATGCATTCATAGGTCACTGGATTTTGTTCCCCATacttggcaccaccaccaccaccacccaccacagtCTCTATGAGCCCCGGCCGCGCCTGCTTCATCCTCTTGACGTAGCCGTATACATCCAGCTTGCCGTCTTCCTCGTGAAGCTCCAGGTTTGCGTCCACTGCGAGGTACACACCCGTTCTGGCGCCGCCGTCACTGAAAACACAGGCATCTCTAATTTCCACGCTCTTTCCCTCTTTACAGTGGCGTATGAGTGTTTGCTATTTATGTAGAGTGGTgaagagtatcaagacacctacGAAACTAAAtatacttcacttttttttttttttttgtgatatattataactacattttcttttcttttttcatgagtGGAATATAAGTTGACTTTTTCTCATTCTGCGTGCACTGAGCTAGACTCCTTAACACGTACATACTAAAACAGAATGTGTATTAGATAAATAGTTCATagcttacagaaaaaaaaaacgtagaaaaaaatgcacgtaaagGAAATTACTattagcttaaaaaaaaataaataattaaataaataaataaaacacaactaCAAATGctcaaaaaacaaacatttcaaaGCGTCAAGAGAAACAAAGTGACAAAAAGACTATATCAACAACACGATCACTTTCCAGCTTTCAGATAATAACACCTCACACCACACATTCCATAGAACCACAATGCATCCCTCACCCAAGACCAGAAGCAAAGGAAGCAAACCCAACCTGCAGTGGACAACAGTGGGCCCGTCAGCCGGTGTTATGTTCGACCTCATCCATATCCGCACTCTTCGTCTGAACTCAAGGAGGGCGTTGATGAAGGGCTGGGTGTGTGACGGCCATTCTGTGTAGTGGAACTGGACGatctcccgctcctcctcggGCTGGCGGGGAGAGATAGGTTAGTTTGTCTCGCCCATAGTCACTAGATGGCAAAGCATTAAAGTGAGTACAGACGTAGAGTGGTTAGACGTAGAGTGGTCTTGTGTCGTTGCTTCAGAGAGATAGATTGTGGTGAAGGGActgggattgagagagagagagagagagagagagagagagagagagagagagagagagagagagagagagagagagagagagagatttagctaAACGTAATCACCCATAaccaacagttttaatatataCAAGTGAATGTTatgctttcatttcttcttcatcgtcttcttcaGATTCACCTCCTGTACGTAATATAATAACCGATTTTTGACATTTAAAGTAAAATCTAAACCTTTTTCATAGGAGTCTTCATATAATCTTGCTCTGTCTCTAAAAATCTCAGAGGTTAATGAGAACAGAGGAAAATAGGGGAAaaatagtaaaggaaaaaatggacaCTATGATGACTTACATTTTCCTCCAGGCTGAGTTTGATGGTCCGGATCATGAAGTTGGCGAGCTGTTCCTCCTTGAGTAGGTCCACCTTGATGCCCTCGTAGCGGTCTGAGCAGCCCACCATGGCCGGCCAGTACTGCACACACATCACCTGCGCCGCACACCACACTCCCTCAGCCTCTTCTCCCCGCCAACGCCACCTCATCTACTTAGTATTTTTTACCTACAGTACTATTTTCACAAAGCAAAGTTCGTAGGGGAAAAAACTGAAGtaattgttgcttttgttgtaaCTTTTCCATACAGAGAATCACGAGGTTTGTTAAGTATTCGTATGCTGAGTAAGAGAATCGTGCAATGTATATACCGCTACGTTGTCATCTAGTTAACCAATAATATCGTTCATAATTTTAGCATGATTCCTTCTCCCCATAAAACTGTTACTTTTattagttactttttttttttcataactacaTTCCGATTCCTCTTCAACAAAATATCTTCATTTGCATTACATAACTTAGACCGACACGTACAAAATTTTCCATAGGTGCGTTACTACCAACACCTTCTATTAACCTATTGTTTTCACCTCCACAGTCCCTAAACCGTTAAAAGCGATTAACTCCACCATTACCTACCAATCCTCAAGTACTATCACCCACAGACCTATCAACTTTACCTACCCTCACTTCCCACCAACACGCTAAAACAGAACGCAAACCGCATGAACCTAAACCACACGAGCCTTAAAGCAGATCCAGACACAATCCCCTTGAGTCTTGCAAATCTAAACCATAATATCCTTAAAAGAAACAGTCCCCTTGAGTCTTGCAAACCTAAACCACACGACCCTAACAGCAGATCCAAACACAGTCCCCTAAACAGACAGTCTCCCTCGCGTGTTGCTGGTCCCACCTTGATGAAGTCGAAGGTCTTGGTGAGCATGACGATAAGGCGAGTCTTCTGCTGCCACACCATCCTCCAGAAGTCGACGATTGTGTTCTCCAGCGGCCCCTGCGTGGCGATGTAAGCCTTGGGGGTCAGCAGGCTCTGGAAAAGGGGATGGGACACGCTCAGGTAGATTAAGAAGTGTACTGCAGCAGTGTTAGCTATGGAATTTAATACGAGGGAAGAACacaatgtaaataaaagaagtgCACACATTAGAGAAAGGTGTGATTTCTTAAGGGTATTGCTGTTACTGCGAGTTTGTTTTCGGgtacaattttatttttctcagtttattatttatttatcttgtttattgttttttttttctggaacaGCATAATGAaaggacgtttttttttttttttttgtcctttttttttttttttttttttgcttttgtcgTTTTCTCCAATATATAAAAATGTCTTTACCCTTTCACGACATCCTCACATCCCTGCCACCACTAAGTCAGGCGCCACCACTAAGTCAAGGGTTGCCTAGCCGTTCCGTGGTAAAGATGTAAACACTATCAGCAAAAACATGACTCCTCTTAATGATTTTTCTCATTACTCGTGCCCTTGAAACACTCAGTTCCTCTTTTAGCTGCACGTCTTTTAATGTATGAGTGAATTCCCTGCAACTGACAGTACTGGGTTTCTTCATATTAGTAAGCTTTtacgataaaaataaataaataaataaataatgaagaaagatttTACCATCATTCAAAATTATCCGTTTTTGCAAATCAGAGGAGAGGAAGCTACATGGAAAGATCAATGATGgcaataataacgatgatactAATATCAaagtaacgataataataataataataataataataataataataataataataatagtaacagcagttgTTGTTTAGGGCTGGTATAATCTAATCCTTATCCTTGCCCTAcaactaccacctccaccacaaccatgGCAACCACAACAAGCCATACTCACGTCGACGTAGGAAGCGTTGATGTAGTCTGAGTCCGGGGCGTCGGGCAGCGGGTCCAGCACCACCCTGTTGTAGTCGTCTGTGGGGGGCGGGGGATGAGGCGGGGCGGCACGGGGGCGGGAGTTGGGGGAGCAATCAAGACGAGGCTTAGGTGGCAAGTTCTGAGAGCAACTTCGTGACAGCAacataaataaagtaaagaaaatgcagTCACCCAAACACTACTAATGATTTCTGAagtgaaaacaaggaaaaaaactcaGTGAAGATCAAATGAATcgcaaatagagaaaaaaaattaatgaactgagGACTTAGCAAGGCGTTGTTGAGTTGAGGCGGCCCAAAACTGAGCTGCTTTttgagatgagggagagaagagagaaggaaggaaggaaggaaagaggagcaggGTCTCTAGAGCCACTCACAGGCTAAGCTTTTTTTGCTGGTGTTCTTGAGCTCGTTGGCTTCCTTGAGGGCGTGGCGCATGGAATGAGGGTCGGTCTTGGAGGCCATCTGTGCCCGCCACCGCCGTCCACACCAAGACACGAAGACAGTAAAGACATCAGGTTAATTACGTTGTACTGTATAACACTTTGTACACTTATACTTTGTTTAATGACTCAGCCtttatcataagaacataacaatttgacataagaacataagaacataagaaaataagggaagctacaaaaagccatcaggcctacacgtggtagtccctgtataaaacatgcctatctatttccacctatcgtctccatccataaatttgtcgaatcttctttcaaagttccctaatgactcaccactaacagcctgatcactgagtccgttccatttaCCTATAGATACTACTctaagaaccaattccttcccatctctttcttgaacctaaatttcATTCCACTACATCTGCCTTGGATCTGTACATACTCCAGTCATAAGCAAGCCACTTATCTTCAAACTTTGGATAACCCTTCTGACTATACTATTTAGGGATTGCCACTTTCACTGACCCCTTGTTTTATAatagcctttttgttgccctaaaCCATAGTCCTCTTATATAGAGAGAGGAACATTTGCATCAGTATCTCCCTCTGTTTCTGGTCAAGTCTAAGGTAATTTCATAATACTTTGAACATACTTCTTATGACgtaaactccttcaagagggaggtttcaagacgtttatccttcaatttttgactaccgcttcggaccctattcggagaccggcatctcagtgggctttttttttttttcttattagatttttgttgcccttggccggtgtcccttctacattaaaaaaataaataaaaataaataaaaaattacctGTATTACCTTGGTATCATCTGTCGCTTCTAGAATCACCTTCTAAAACCTCTGATGAAGATTTATGTTACCAATATTTGTGTCAGTCTCTTTTCGTGGTCAAGTTTATGTTAATTCCCTGGTACATACTTAGAACATAACCTTTACCTATATTATCCTGCTATATCTTCTCCTATAACTTTTAGGATTGTCTTCTAAAACCTCATCGTAGTTGTTTGATAAGCGTGGATACTCTGTTTACTTACCTAAAACTTTATTCTAAAACCTCTCGCCAGTGTTTTGATTAGCATGGATCCCCTGTTTGCCCTCCTGAAACTATCCTCTGTGCTATGATTACCTTTCAAAACCTCACGCTAGCAGTGTAATGAACGTGCATCTTCCTTTCATATACCCGAAACTCTATTCTGCACTAGGATTACCTTCCAAAACCTCTCGTCAACGGTTTGATTGGTGTGGGTCTTCCTTTCACTCACCTGAAACTCTACTTTGTACAGGACGGGATAGCGGCGGTGCTGGGCGCATATCTTCCCCAGGTCTTTGGACTCGATAGGTTTAGTGGGGATGGCGCCGATGGCCTTGTCTTCTTCAGCTGCGGGGAGAAATCAGGGTTAATATTTTTAAACGTTTCGGCATCTTATCTCAGCTACTCTCAACAACCTGTACGTAgaggaagttgttggggtttttcataggtgttttcatggttcaaGTAATAGCTTATGGTTATGCATCGTCAGTGAGAGAAACGTGCATTGGAAAGTGATTAATAATTTCTGTAGCCTTtggaaatttttcttttaatgggaAGGCAAAGTGTTTAATAATACGGCCTCAGGAATCATGAGTAAGTGATGATAACGTTGATGGTAAACATGTACAGGTAAAATATTTTGCTACGATAAACGCCTTGATATTTCTTCGGtagtgacacttttttttttatcctcctctccccacatctccttcctccaccctgtTATCGATGGCACAATCAGTCTTATCTCTCACGAAAACAAGACGGGTGATCAATGCAAAACAAGCAGAAGTATCGCAAACAATCAATCCGTATGTTCCTgtgcacaaaaataaaaagccaAAAGGTGCCATTGTAATCTTGAAATTGCGtcagtgaaaagaagaaagcgcACAAAAAATCACGTGAaattaaaaagtagaaaaaagtaaaataagtaaaaggaaCAAGTATGTAGACAGattacaaaaagaaagagaaaagaaaagatacgaaaaaataatacacatacgaaatcttacacacacacacacac contains:
- the LOC135107376 gene encoding receptor-type tyrosine-protein phosphatase kappa-like isoform X4, giving the protein MGVAAKRRGEKQQSRLWWPLFLHYNDTVRLVPPELKESNLTVAQVAEQEYFCCVITEGPWTAFFCVLSSVLFLSLAVLKYLRKDATNPKTIRKNWKRISKVMYAEEDKAIGAIPTKPIESKDLGKICAQHRRYPVLYKVEFQMASKTDPHSMRHALKEANELKNTSKKSLAYDYNRVVLDPLPDAPDSDYINASYVDSLLTPKAYIATQGPLENTIVDFWRMVWQQKTRLIVMLTKTFDFIKVMCVQYWPAMVGCSDRYEGIKVDLLKEEQLANFMIRTIKLSLEENPEEEREIVQFHYTEWPSHTQPFINALLEFRRRVRIWMRSNITPADGPTVVHCSDGGARTGVYLAVDANLELHEEDGKLDVYGYVKRMKQARPGLIETVSQYRFTYDALEEFLMCGYSFFPVSELSQRLKHKSMKGPHNKSEYQIEFEKICKMTPRFTIGDCAGGHRADNRVKNRNVLCVPPDNFRPYITSFQGNNNTDYINAVCVDGYTHPREYIVTEWPTSQTLGDLWSLVFDHDCAAVVVLCYPTNAVTYPPFWPEKSKSVKYGPVFTIDHVSHQHYQNIRSWVFKITKKIVSLTELMAGIKAEPKSCHLFQLMCWPQGHKVPTSTNALVELMNMVERWRQRTGYGPVVVVSPDGMSRAGVYCAANACIEQVVQHGEVDVFQAVHTVRRHRPQLIGNMTEYKYCYDLVLHYVLHFLSKEDGEENNQGSTLKEIPR
- the LOC135107376 gene encoding receptor-type tyrosine-protein phosphatase kappa-like isoform X1, yielding MGVAAKRRGEKQQSRLWWPLFLHYNDTVRLVPPELKESNLTVAQVAEQEYFCCVITEGPWTAFFCVLSSVLFLSLAVLKYLRKDATNPKTIRKNWKRISKVMYAEEDKAIGAIPTKPIESKDLGKICAQHRRYPVLYKVEFQMASKTDPHSMRHALKEANELKNTSKKSLAYDYNRVVLDPLPDAPDSDYINASYVDSLLTPKAYIATQGPLENTIVDFWRMVWQQKTRLIVMLTKTFDFIKVMCVQYWPAMVGCSDRYEGIKVDLLKEEQLANFMIRTIKLSLEENPEEEREIVQFHYTEWPSHTQPFINALLEFRRRVRIWMRSNITPADGPTVVHCSDGGARTGVYLAVDANLELHEEDGKLDVYGYVKRMKQARPGLIETVSQYRFTYDALEEFLMCGYSFFPVSELSQRLKHKSMKGPHNKSEYQIEFEKICKMTPRFTIGDCAGGHRADNRVKNRNVLCVPPDNFRPYITSFQGNNNTDYINAVCVDGYLRPREYIVTEFPLKSTISDFWSLVYDHEVTSVVVLCNPSPLEASTYPPFWPEKSKSVKYGPVFTIDHVSHQHYQNIRSWVFKITKKIFFPQRTQLGTYDTLQGKHIVSLTELMAGIKAEPKSCHLFQLMCWPQGHKVPTSTNALVELMNMVERWRQRTGYGPVVVVSPDGMSRAGVYCAANACIEQVVQHGEVDVFQAVHTVRRHRPQLIGNMTEYKYCYDLVLHYVLHFLSKEDGEENNQGSTLKEIPR
- the LOC135107376 gene encoding receptor-type tyrosine-protein phosphatase kappa-like isoform X5 codes for the protein MMLDGDTMDMSASNSAASSSAGGGAAIDSTVVGEDPVVVAGNRRGRAKAKDKPKKKRFLSASSKSLSAIPNRIQLSMLNSGLIHITEEDKAIGAIPTKPIESKDLGKICAQHRRYPVLYKVEFQMASKTDPHSMRHALKEANELKNTSKKSLAYDYNRVVLDPLPDAPDSDYINASYVDSLLTPKAYIATQGPLENTIVDFWRMVWQQKTRLIVMLTKTFDFIKVMCVQYWPAMVGCSDRYEGIKVDLLKEEQLANFMIRTIKLSLEENPEEEREIVQFHYTEWPSHTQPFINALLEFRRRVRIWMRSNITPADGPTVVHCSDGGARTGVYLAVDANLELHEEDGKLDVYGYVKRMKQARPGLIETVSQYRFTYDALEEFLMCGYSFFPVSELSQRLKHKSMKGPHNKSEYQIEFEKICKMTPRFTIGDCAGGHRADNRVKNRNVLCVPPDNFRPYITSFQGNNNTDYINAVCVDGYLRPREYIVTEFPLKSTISDFWSLVYDHEVTSVVVLCNPSPLEASTYPPFWPEKSKSVKYGPVFTIDHVSHQHYQNIRSWVFKITKKIFFPQRTQLGTYDTLQGKHIVSLTELMAGIKAEPKSCHLFQLMCWPQGHKVPTSTNALVELMNMVERWRQRTGYGPVVVVSPDGMSRAGVYCAANACIEQVVQHGEVDVFQAVHTVRRHRPQLIGNMTEYKYCYDLVLHYVLHFLSKEDGEENNQGSTLKEIPR
- the LOC135107376 gene encoding receptor-type tyrosine-protein phosphatase kappa-like isoform X3 yields the protein MGVAAKRRGEKQQSRLWWPLFLHYNDTVRLVPPELKESNLTVAQVAEQEYFCCVITEGPWTAFFCVLSSVLFLSLAVLKYLRKDATNPKTIRKNWKRISKVMYAEEDKAIGAIPTKPIESKDLGKICAQHRRYPVLYKVEFQMASKTDPHSMRHALKEANELKNTSKKSLAYDYNRVVLDPLPDAPDSDYINASYVDSLLTPKAYIATQGPLENTIVDFWRMVWQQKTRLIVMLTKTFDFIKVMCVQYWPAMVGCSDRYEGIKVDLLKEEQLANFMIRTIKLSLEENPEEEREIVQFHYTEWPSHTQPFINALLEFRRRVRIWMRSNITPADGPTVVHCSDGGARTGVYLAVDANLELHEEDGKLDVYGYVKRMKQARPGLIETVSQYRFTYDALEEFLMCGYSFFPVSELSQRLKHKSMKGPHNKSEYQIEFEKICKMTPRFTIGDCAGGHRADNRVKNRNVLCVPPDNFRPYITSFQGNNNTDYINAVCVDGYLRPREYIVTEFPLKSTISDFWSLVYDHEVTSVVVLCNPSPLEASTYPPFWPEKSKSVKYGPVFTIDHVSHQHYQNIRSWVFKITKKIVSLTELMAGIKAEPKSCHLFQLMCWPQGHKVPTSTNALVELMNMVERWRQRTGYGPVVVVSPDGMSRAGVYCAANACIEQVVQHGEVDVFQAVHTVRRHRPQLIGNMTEYKYCYDLVLHYVLHFLSKEDGEENNQGSTLKEIPR
- the LOC135107376 gene encoding receptor-type tyrosine-protein phosphatase kappa-like isoform X2, encoding MGVAAKRRGEKQQSRLWWPLFLHYNDTVRLVPPELKESNLTVAQVAEQEYFCCVITEGPWTAFFCVLSSVLFLSLAVLKYLRKDATNPKTIRKNWKRISKVMYAEEDKAIGAIPTKPIESKDLGKICAQHRRYPVLYKVEFQMASKTDPHSMRHALKEANELKNTSKKSLAYDYNRVVLDPLPDAPDSDYINASYVDSLLTPKAYIATQGPLENTIVDFWRMVWQQKTRLIVMLTKTFDFIKVMCVQYWPAMVGCSDRYEGIKVDLLKEEQLANFMIRTIKLSLEENPEEEREIVQFHYTEWPSHTQPFINALLEFRRRVRIWMRSNITPADGPTVVHCSDGGARTGVYLAVDANLELHEEDGKLDVYGYVKRMKQARPGLIETVSQYRFTYDALEEFLMCGYSFFPVSELSQRLKHKSMKGPHNKSEYQIEFEKICKMTPRFTIGDCAGGHRADNRVKNRNVLCVPPDNFRPYITSFQGNNNTDYINAVCVDGYTHPREYIVTEWPTSQTLGDLWSLVFDHDCAAVVVLCYPTNAVTYPPFWPEKSKSVKYGPVFTIDHVSHQHYQNIRSWVFKITKKIFFPQRTQLGTYDTLQGKHIVSLTELMAGIKAEPKSCHLFQLMCWPQGHKVPTSTNALVELMNMVERWRQRTGYGPVVVVSPDGMSRAGVYCAANACIEQVVQHGEVDVFQAVHTVRRHRPQLIGNMTEYKYCYDLVLHYVLHFLSKEDGEENNQGSTLKEIPR
- the LOC135107376 gene encoding receptor-type tyrosine-protein phosphatase kappa-like isoform X8 — protein: MMLDGDTMDMSASNSAASSSAGGGAAIDSTVVGEDPVVVAGNRRGRAKAKDKPKKKRFLSASSKSLSAIPNRIQLSMLNSGLIHITEEDKAIGAIPTKPIESKDLGKICAQHRRYPVLYKVEFQMASKTDPHSMRHALKEANELKNTSKKSLAYDYNRVVLDPLPDAPDSDYINASYVDSLLTPKAYIATQGPLENTIVDFWRMVWQQKTRLIVMLTKTFDFIKVMCVQYWPAMVGCSDRYEGIKVDLLKEEQLANFMIRTIKLSLEENPEEEREIVQFHYTEWPSHTQPFINALLEFRRRVRIWMRSNITPADGPTVVHCSDGGARTGVYLAVDANLELHEEDGKLDVYGYVKRMKQARPGLIETVSQYRFTYDALEEFLMCGYSFFPVSELSQRLKHKSMKGPHNKSEYQIEFEKICKMTPRFTIGDCAGGHRADNRVKNRNVLCVPPDNFRPYITSFQGNNNTDYINAVCVDGYLRPREYIVTEFPLKSTISDFWSLVYDHEVTSVVVLCNPSPLEASTYPPFWPEKSKSVKYGPVFTIDHVSHQHYQNIRSWVFKITKKIVSLTELMAGIKAEPKSCHLFQLMCWPQGHKVPTSTNALVELMNMVERWRQRTGYGPVVVVSPDGMSRAGVYCAANACIEQVVQHGEVDVFQAVHTVRRHRPQLIGNMTEYKYCYDLVLHYVLHFLSKEVKK
- the LOC135107376 gene encoding receptor-type tyrosine-protein phosphatase kappa-like isoform X6, translated to MMLDGDTMDMSASNSAASSSAGGGAAIDSTVVGEDPVVVAGNRRGRAKAKDKPKKKRFLSASSKSLSAIPNRIQLSMLNSGLIHITEEDKAIGAIPTKPIESKDLGKICAQHRRYPVLYKVEFQMASKTDPHSMRHALKEANELKNTSKKSLAYDYNRVVLDPLPDAPDSDYINASYVDSLLTPKAYIATQGPLENTIVDFWRMVWQQKTRLIVMLTKTFDFIKVMCVQYWPAMVGCSDRYEGIKVDLLKEEQLANFMIRTIKLSLEENPEEEREIVQFHYTEWPSHTQPFINALLEFRRRVRIWMRSNITPADGPTVVHCSDGGARTGVYLAVDANLELHEEDGKLDVYGYVKRMKQARPGLIETVSQYRFTYDALEEFLMCGYSFFPVSELSQRLKHKSMKGPHNKSEYQIEFEKICKMTPRFTIGDCAGGHRADNRVKNRNVLCVPPDNFRPYITSFQGNNNTDYINAVCVDGYTHPREYIVTEWPTSQTLGDLWSLVFDHDCAAVVVLCYPTNAVTYPPFWPEKSKSVKYGPVFTIDHVSHQHYQNIRSWVFKITKKIVSLTELMAGIKAEPKSCHLFQLMCWPQGHKVPTSTNALVELMNMVERWRQRTGYGPVVVVSPDGMSRAGVYCAANACIEQVVQHGEVDVFQAVHTVRRHRPQLIGNMTEYKYCYDLVLHYVLHFLSKEDGEENNQGSTLKEIPR
- the LOC135107376 gene encoding receptor-type tyrosine-protein phosphatase kappa-like isoform X7, translating into MGVAAKRRGEKQQSRLWWPLFLHYNDTVRLVPPELKESNLTVAQVAEQEYFCCVITEGPWTAFFCVLSSVLFLSLAVLKYLRKDATNPKTIRKNWKRISKVMYAEEDKAIGAIPTKPIESKDLGKICAQHRRYPVLYKVEFQMASKTDPHSMRHALKEANELKNTSKKSLAYDYNRVVLDPLPDAPDSDYINASYVDSLLTPKAYIATQGPLENTIVDFWRMVWQQKTRLIVMLTKTFDFIKVMCVQYWPAMVGCSDRYEGIKVDLLKEEQLANFMIRTIKLSLEENPEEEREIVQFHYTEWPSHTQPFINALLEFRRRVRIWMRSNITPADGPTVVHCSDGGARTGVYLAVDANLELHEEDGKLDVYGYVKRMKQARPGLIETVSQYRFTYDALEEFLMCGYSFFPVSELSQRLKHKSMKGPHNKSEYQIEFEKICKMTPRFTIGDCAGGHRADNRVKNRNVLCVPPDNFRPYITSFQGNNNTDYINAVCVDGYLRPREYIVTEFPLKSTISDFWSLVYDHEVTSVVVLCNPSPLEASTYPPFWPEKSKSVKYGPVFTIDHVSHQHYQNIRSWVFKITKKIFFPQRTQLGTYDTLQGSHECLSH